One Coccinella septempunctata chromosome 8, icCocSept1.1, whole genome shotgun sequence genomic window carries:
- the LOC123319327 gene encoding 33 kDa inner dynein arm light chain, axonemal — MAERIIPSSNTLVKYENPTLVTKHEERKKEKGRDESPTKGKAVSAGTDAKRETEEILNTILPPLEWEEDGQMWRQQVSTNPATRLEVVNLQEQLDMRLQQRQARETGICPVRRELYTQCFDEIIRQVTINCAERGLLLLRVRDEMRMTIEAYQALYCSSIAFGMRKALQAEQGKSDLEAQVEQLKNEKLELEHQIVELKQRAEQADRRAAETRMAEERKHTEEIAFLKKTNMQLKTQLEGIIAPKK; from the exons ATGGCCGAAAGAATAATTCCATCAAGTAACACTTTAGTGAAATATGAAAACCCTACGTTGGTAACCAAACATGAAGAACGCAAAAAA GAAAAAGGTCGGGACGAATCACCAACTAAGGGTAAAGCAGTATCAGCTGGAACGGATGCCAAAAGAGAAACGGAAGAGATACTGAACACAATTTTACCACCTTTAGAATGGGAAGAAGACGGACAAATGTGGAGGCAACAGGTTTCCACAAACCCTGCCACAAGATTAGAAGTAGTCAATTTACAAGAACAATTAGATATGAGGTTACAGCAGAGACAG GCCAGAGAAACGGGCATCTGTCCAGTTCGTAGGGAGCTATACACCCAATGCTTCGACGAAATAATTCGACAAGTGACGATAAATTGCGCCGAGAGAGGTCTCCTCCTGTTGCGGGTGAGGGACGAGATGCGCATGACCATAGAGGCGTACCAAGCCCTCTATTGCAGCAGCATCGCATTCGGCATGCGCAAAGCGCTCCAAGCCGAACAGGGAAAATCCGATCTGGAGGCGCAGGTAGAGCAACTGAAAAACGAGAAACTGGAGCTGGAACACCAGATCGTCGAGCTGAAACAGAGGGCGGAGCAGGCCGACAGACGGGCTGCCGAAACAAGGATGGCCGAAGAGAGGAAACACACGGAGGAGATAGCGTTCTTGAAGAAGACGAACATGCAGTTGAAG
- the LOC123318634 gene encoding transmembrane protein 183, protein MAKQVKVGKKIKGSKDVTIYDFANSPQTTNRPKKSEVSITNVVKNELEIKEHWYSDDEDEETDKKSPQCKKKGKPKNEKKDEETGVNYPVDIWFLISNHIRPEDVGRFAAICKASYAVVQSALFWKCLYKRYYNKECLTLDFQPECVLRHYGLRTAVIRALYLMYPPLVKRTRQALLGITHPDVLLGMTCVGVMSKTEGKNGIQFLCYYFKFKRNTAISFETNKTKEESLIDLLNDINANPEEDHCILLAISNEQICFPPILGQTLKHVSVSLSKGFCNNRLQLVFGNALDNFTTRGNLMNGNTIVLDPVSNISILNWWHPMYIKSNNIPSLDE, encoded by the exons ATGGCAAAACAAGTTAAGGTtggcaaaaaaatcaaaggATCTAAAG ATGTCACAATTTATGATTTCGCCAATTCACCACAAACAACTAATCGACCTAAGAAATCTGAAGTCAGCATAACAAACGTGGTCAAAAACGAATTAGAAATAAAGGAACACTGGTATAGCGATGATGAAGATGaggaaactgataaaaaatctCCACAATGCAAGAAAAAGGGGAAACCTAAAAACGAGAAGAAAGATGAGGAGACTGGTGTGAATTACCCAGTCGATATATGGTTTTTGATATCCAATCATATAAGACCAGAAGATGTTGGGAGATTTGCAGCAATATGTAAAGCTTCCTATGCTGTTGTACAAAGTGCGCTGTTCTGGAAATGCCTCTACAAGAGATATTATAATAAGGAATGCTTAACACTAGATTTCCAACCAGAATGTGTATTGAGGCATTATGGTCTTAGAACAGCTGTAATAAGAGCATTGTATCTTATGTATCCGCCTCTTGTCAAAAGAACAAGACAAGCCCTTTTAGGAATAACGCATCCAGATGTTTTGTTAGGAATGACCTGTGTAGGAGTAATGTCGAAAACTGAGGGCAAAAATGGGATTCAATTCTTATGCTATTACTTTAAATTCAAGAGGAACACTGCGATATCATTTGAAACTAACAAAACAAAGGAAGAGTCTCTTATTGATTTGCTGAATGACATCAATGCAAATCCAGAGGAAGATCACTGTATACTTCTTGCAATATCAAATGAACAAATCTGCTTTCCGCCTATCCTTGGTCAAACTTTGAAACATGTTTCAGTTTCACTATCTAAAGGATTCTGTAATAACCGGTTGCAACTTGTTTTTGGAAATGCGCTCGATAATTTTACAACAAGAGGTAATCTTATGAATGGAAATACTATTGTATTAGATCCTgtatcaaatatttcaattctcaatTGGTGGCACCCAATGTATATTAAAAGTAATAATATACCAAGTCTTGACGAGTAA